One Branchiostoma floridae strain S238N-H82 chromosome 15, Bfl_VNyyK, whole genome shotgun sequence DNA window includes the following coding sequences:
- the LOC118432458 gene encoding zinc finger protein 300-like, with protein MAEAGNGSPTADYQRFSEKYPTGVLYNDASKAKNQPTTSKTSLVNHPEANTDGKPYMCGECGYRAVQKSTLYLHMRTHTDDKPYKCDQCDYSASRKSSLDQHLAKHTGDKPYMCGECGYRTSQKSYLSRHMRTHTGDKPYKCDQCDYSAAQKSNLDRHLAKHTGDKPYMCEGCGYSTSKKSALSLHMMRTHPGENL; from the coding sequence ATGGCAGAGGCAggtaatgggtctcctactgctgatTACCAGCGTTTCAGCGAGAAGTATCCTACTggtgttttatacaatgatgcAAGCAAAGCCAAAAACCAGCCAACAACGAGCAAAACCAGTTTGGTCAATCATCCGGAAGCAAACACTGATgggaaaccctacatgtgtggggagtgtggttacAGAGCGGTTCAAAAATCTACCTTATActtacatatgagaacacatactgatgacaaaccctacaagtgtgaccagtgtgactattctgcttcaagaaaatccagtttggaccaacatctagccaaacacactggtgataagccctacatgtgtggggagtgtgggtataggacaTCTCAGAAATCTTATTTATCCagacacatgaggactcacacgggcgacaaaccctacaagtgtgaccagtgtgactattctgctgcacaaaaatccaacttggacagacatctagcaaagcacactggtgataagccatACATGTGTGAGGGATGTGGGTACAGTACAAGTAAAAAATCTGCCTTATCCCTACACATGATGAGAACCCACCCAGGAGAGAACCTCTGA